From a single Pseudomonas cremoricolorata genomic region:
- a CDS encoding ferredoxin--NADP reductase, with translation MTADTDKYTCQTLLDVQPLTPNLFTLRVSRDAGFRFRSGQFARLGVSKADGSVVWRAYSMVSAPHDEFLDFFSIVVPDGEFTSELSRLGAGDTLLIDRQAFGFLTLDRFIGGRDLWLLATGTGIAPFMSILQDFEAWERFESIKLVYSVREAKELAYLDEIAALEQREYLQEFAGKLQFIPVVTREAHPGALGERITTLIENGELERAAGLELSPEHSRIMLCGNPQMIDDTRQVLKARDLQLSLSRRPGQVAVETYW, from the coding sequence ATGACCGCCGATACCGACAAGTACACCTGCCAGACCTTGCTGGATGTTCAGCCGTTGACCCCGAATCTGTTCACCTTGCGCGTGAGCCGTGACGCGGGCTTTCGCTTTCGCTCCGGGCAGTTCGCTCGGCTTGGAGTGAGCAAGGCTGACGGCAGCGTGGTGTGGCGGGCCTACTCGATGGTCAGCGCGCCCCACGACGAATTTCTCGACTTCTTTTCCATCGTGGTGCCGGACGGCGAGTTCACCAGCGAGCTGAGCCGGCTTGGGGCAGGCGACACGCTGCTGATCGACCGCCAGGCGTTTGGCTTCCTTACCCTGGATCGCTTCATCGGCGGACGTGATCTGTGGCTGCTGGCGACTGGCACCGGCATCGCGCCGTTCATGTCGATCCTGCAGGATTTCGAAGCCTGGGAGCGTTTCGAATCGATCAAGCTGGTGTATTCGGTGCGCGAGGCCAAAGAACTGGCCTATCTCGATGAAATCGCCGCGCTCGAGCAGCGCGAGTACCTGCAAGAGTTTGCCGGCAAGTTGCAGTTCATTCCGGTGGTCACCCGTGAAGCCCACCCGGGTGCTTTGGGCGAGCGCATCACCACGCTGATCGAGAATGGTGAGCTGGAGCGTGCTGCAGGACTTGAGCTATCACCTGAGCATTCACGCATCATGCTCTGCGGCAACCCTCAGATGATCGACGATACCCGTCAGGTGCTCAAGGCCCGCGATCTGCAACTGAGCCTGAGCCGCAGGCCCGGGCAGGTCGCGGTGGAAACCTACTGGTGA
- a CDS encoding methyltransferase, whose product MPLLTSPYADLDLIRQPEQPNDPLQAFDAADEYLLQHLAAQAPGVDCRVLVLNDAFGALAASLVGHVQVLSSGDSHLAWLGLQKNLARNGKAPDSVPFVPASAQWQGPFDRVLLRVPKTLALLEEQLIRLQGHLAPGAQVIAGAMLKHLPRAAGDLLEKYIGPVQASLAQKKARLLTATLAERPAFVSPYPTTYRLQSPALELRNHANVFCREDLDIGTRAFLPHLPNNLGSARVADLGCGNGVLGIASALSNPEAQYTLVDESYMAVQSAEENWQAALGEREVEIRAGDGLAGQAKQSLDVVLCNPPFHQQQVVGDFLAWRMFQQAREALVVGGALYIVGNRHLGYHSKLARLFRGVEQVAATPKFVILKARK is encoded by the coding sequence ATGCCTTTGCTGACCAGCCCCTACGCCGACCTCGACCTGATTCGCCAGCCCGAGCAACCCAACGATCCATTGCAAGCCTTCGATGCCGCCGACGAGTACCTGTTGCAGCACCTGGCTGCTCAGGCGCCGGGCGTAGATTGCCGGGTGCTGGTGCTCAACGACGCGTTCGGCGCGCTGGCAGCAAGCCTGGTCGGCCACGTTCAAGTGCTCAGCAGCGGTGACTCGCACCTGGCTTGGCTGGGGTTGCAGAAAAACCTCGCGCGTAATGGCAAGGCGCCGGACAGCGTGCCGTTCGTGCCGGCCAGTGCCCAGTGGCAGGGCCCGTTCGACCGCGTGCTGCTGCGCGTGCCGAAAACCCTGGCCCTGCTCGAAGAACAGCTGATTCGCCTGCAAGGCCATCTGGCGCCCGGTGCCCAGGTGATCGCCGGGGCGATGCTCAAGCACTTGCCGCGGGCTGCGGGTGATTTGCTGGAGAAATACATTGGCCCGGTGCAAGCGTCCCTGGCGCAGAAAAAAGCCCGCCTGTTGACTGCCACCCTGGCCGAGCGTCCCGCCTTCGTTTCGCCCTACCCCACCACCTACCGCCTGCAAAGCCCGGCGCTCGAACTGCGTAACCACGCCAACGTGTTCTGCCGGGAAGACCTCGACATCGGCACCCGTGCTTTCCTGCCCCACCTGCCAAACAACCTGGGCAGCGCCCGGGTCGCTGATCTTGGCTGCGGTAACGGCGTACTGGGGATTGCCAGTGCGCTGAGCAACCCCGAGGCGCAGTACACCCTGGTGGATGAGTCGTACATGGCCGTGCAGTCGGCCGAGGAGAACTGGCAGGCGGCACTGGGGGAGCGGGAGGTGGAGATTCGCGCCGGTGATGGGCTGGCCGGGCAGGCCAAGCAGTCGCTGGATGTGGTGCTGTGCAACCCACCCTTCCACCAACAGCAAGTGGTGGGCGATTTTCTCGCCTGGCGCATGTTCCAGCAGGCTCGTGAGGCGCTGGTGGTCGGCGGCGCGCTGTACATCGTCGGCAACCGGCACCTGGGTTATCACAGCAAACTGGCGCGGCTGTTCAGGGGCGTCGAGCAAGTCGCCGCCACGCCCAAGTTCGTGATTCTCAAGGCGCGCAAATAA
- the mscL gene encoding large-conductance mechanosensitive channel protein MscL, with the protein MSVIKEFKAFAVKGNVVDMAVGIIIGAAFGKIVSSFVGDVIMPPLGLLIGGVDFSDLAITLKAAQGDVPAVVLAYGKFIQTVIDFIIVAFAIFMGVKAINRLKREEAVAPSAPPTPTPQETLLTEIRDLLKTQNQNRLP; encoded by the coding sequence ATGAGCGTGATCAAGGAATTCAAGGCCTTCGCGGTCAAGGGCAATGTCGTCGACATGGCAGTCGGTATCATCATCGGCGCGGCGTTCGGCAAGATCGTCTCGTCGTTCGTGGGTGATGTGATCATGCCGCCGCTGGGTCTGTTGATCGGCGGTGTCGATTTCAGCGACCTGGCCATCACCCTCAAGGCCGCCCAGGGCGACGTTCCGGCGGTGGTTCTGGCGTATGGCAAGTTTATCCAGACGGTGATCGACTTCATCATCGTGGCGTTCGCCATCTTCATGGGCGTCAAGGCGATCAACCGCCTCAAGCGCGAAGAGGCCGTGGCCCCGAGCGCCCCGCCAACGCCGACTCCGCAAGAAACACTGCTGACGGAAATCCGCGATCTGCTCAAGACGCAGAATCAGAACCGCTTGCCGTAA
- a CDS encoding autoinducer binding domain-containing protein → MPHWTSDQLQGLLENREPRAVFDRAVELTQALGMTHLGIRLHVHTVARGNDTVLYNNYPPEWNEQYERENFCQLDPIKSLCHHTTLPVLWDEDHFASTPRFRKAACRHGLRHGWTQSVHGLRGHESHLSVSRASGKISVAEFYEKGAEVLWLCNTLHAVLCEHHQNRLDAVSPPPNLSDRELEVLRWSAAGKTAADIACILSLSQSTVNFHIRSVITKTNASNKAGAIAIAAMQGML, encoded by the coding sequence ATGCCACATTGGACGTCTGACCAGCTGCAGGGATTGCTGGAAAACCGCGAGCCTAGGGCCGTTTTCGATCGAGCTGTCGAGCTGACCCAAGCACTGGGAATGACCCATCTCGGCATTCGGCTGCACGTCCACACCGTCGCTCGTGGTAACGACACGGTTCTTTACAATAATTATCCGCCCGAGTGGAATGAGCAGTACGAGCGAGAGAATTTCTGCCAGCTCGACCCCATCAAGTCGTTGTGCCATCACACCACGCTGCCAGTGCTCTGGGATGAAGACCATTTCGCCAGCACCCCACGCTTTCGCAAGGCCGCCTGCCGGCACGGCCTTCGCCACGGCTGGACGCAGTCGGTGCACGGCCTGCGCGGGCATGAAAGTCATCTGAGCGTGTCGCGCGCTTCCGGCAAGATCAGCGTCGCCGAATTCTATGAAAAGGGCGCCGAAGTCCTGTGGCTGTGCAATACCCTGCATGCGGTGCTGTGTGAGCATCACCAGAATCGTCTCGACGCCGTTTCACCCCCGCCAAACCTGAGCGACCGTGAGCTGGAAGTGCTGCGCTGGTCTGCTGCCGGCAAGACTGCCGCCGACATCGCCTGCATTCTGTCGCTGTCGCAGAGCACGGTGAATTTCCATATTCGCAGCGTCATCACCAAGACCAACGCTTCGAACAAGGCCGGTGCCATCGCCATCGCGGCCATGCAGGGCATGCTCTGA
- a CDS encoding DUF2474 domain-containing protein yields MTGEPDVQVKKPLWQRLGWLVLIWLASVATLGVAAWLMRLFMAAAGLTTH; encoded by the coding sequence ATGACCGGTGAACCCGATGTGCAGGTCAAGAAACCGTTGTGGCAGCGCCTGGGCTGGCTGGTGCTGATCTGGCTCGCCAGCGTCGCCACCCTGGGTGTGGCGGCCTGGCTGATGCGGCTGTTCATGGCGGCGGCGGGCTTGACCACGCACTAG